From one Simplicispira suum genomic stretch:
- a CDS encoding acyl-CoA dehydrogenase family protein, translating to MRDPALSGVYVSYFNETHGMVRDTMRRFVNEAVKPHIDAWEEAGAFPREVYQQAGSLGLLGIGHPTEFGGAGEQDVFLKVAASEELMRSGSGGFVASLGSLDIGLPPVWRVGSEALKARVVPQVIAGEKIIALAITEPSGGSDVANLKTRAVRDGDHYVVNGSKTFITSGARADYYTVAVRTGEAGFGGVSLLLIEKDTPGFTVGRNLKKMGWWASDTAELFFQDCCVPADNLLGPENSGFFTIMANFQAERLSLAVMAYMTAQLALEQCLAYVKERVTFGKPLSKHQVIRHKLAEMATQVDVAREYAYRCAARMQAGDSAIAEVSMAKNFATSVSSMVTDEAVQIFGGMGFMRESLVERLYRDNRILSIGGGTHEIMNEIIGKQLGL from the coding sequence ATGCGTGATCCAGCCCTCTCGGGTGTGTACGTTTCGTATTTCAACGAAACGCATGGCATGGTGCGCGACACCATGCGCCGCTTCGTCAATGAGGCGGTCAAACCGCACATCGACGCATGGGAAGAGGCAGGCGCTTTCCCGCGCGAGGTGTACCAGCAGGCCGGCAGCCTGGGCCTGCTGGGCATCGGCCACCCCACCGAGTTCGGCGGCGCGGGCGAGCAGGACGTCTTCTTGAAAGTGGCAGCGAGTGAGGAGCTGATGCGCAGCGGCTCGGGCGGTTTTGTCGCCAGCCTGGGCTCGCTCGACATTGGCCTGCCGCCGGTCTGGCGCGTGGGCTCGGAGGCGCTCAAGGCACGCGTGGTGCCCCAGGTGATTGCGGGCGAAAAGATCATCGCCCTGGCCATCACTGAGCCAAGCGGCGGATCGGACGTGGCCAACCTCAAGACCCGCGCGGTGCGCGACGGCGACCACTATGTGGTCAACGGCTCCAAGACCTTCATCACCTCGGGTGCGCGCGCCGACTACTACACAGTGGCCGTGCGCACGGGTGAGGCAGGTTTTGGCGGTGTGTCGCTGTTGCTCATCGAGAAGGACACGCCGGGCTTCACCGTGGGGCGCAACCTGAAGAAGATGGGCTGGTGGGCGTCCGATACGGCCGAGCTGTTCTTCCAGGACTGCTGCGTACCGGCAGACAACCTGCTGGGACCGGAGAACTCGGGTTTCTTCACCATCATGGCCAACTTCCAGGCCGAGCGCCTGAGCCTGGCCGTCATGGCCTACATGACGGCACAGCTTGCGCTGGAGCAATGCCTGGCCTACGTGAAGGAGCGCGTCACCTTCGGCAAGCCGCTGTCCAAGCACCAGGTCATCCGCCACAAGCTGGCCGAGATGGCCACGCAGGTGGATGTGGCGCGTGAGTACGCTTACCGCTGCGCTGCGCGCATGCAGGCGGGCGACAGCGCCATCGCCGAGGTGTCCATGGCCAAGAACTTCGCTACCTCGGTCTCCAGCATGGTGACCGACGAGGCGGTGCAGATTTTTGGCGGCATGGGCTTCATGCGTGAATCGCTGGTGGAGCGCCTGTACCGTGACAACCGCATCCTGTCGATTGGCGGCGGCACGCATGAGATCATGAACGAGATCATTGGCAAGCAGCTGGGACTCTGA
- a CDS encoding 3-hydroxyacyl-CoA dehydrogenase NAD-binding domain-containing protein: MTQNKFLTFEVDAAGIGLATLDQPGRAMNVLTPVLMEAVAALVERLEKEDSLKGLVLTSGKPSFIVGADIDQLNQITTIDQAFRLGEELKALMRRMEKCGKPVVAALNGTTLGGGLELAMACHARFAMDDPKAKIGLPEVKLGLLPGGGGTQRLPRLIGIQKSLELMTQGTELSPAKALGLGLLTGLATTREELLQKARDWCLANPKPVQPWDTKGFRIPGGDSKSPAVVQVLSIAPSMANAKAHGNYPAITHIMSCLFEGCLLDIDNALQVESRYFAACIVSQVSKNMIGTLWYQLNAIKKGQSRPKDVPAGKVKKLGILGAGMMGAGIAYVSAKVGIDVVLLDATQENAEKGKAYSQGLLDKALSRSKTTQEKRDALLARILATTRYEDLQGCDLVIEAVFEDRAIKAECTRKAEAVIAADAVFASNTSTLPITGLAQVSSRPANFLGLHFFSPVDKMPLVEIIVGEKTSEETLARGFDYVLQIGKTPIVVNDSRGFYTSRVFATYVMEGLAMLAEGVHPRSIEVAGIKAGMPMPPLALQDEVSLGLSLHVSDQTRRDLETEGKTYPAHPGEAVLRKVGGELGRLGKKAGKGFYDYEGKEKSLWPELTTLYPPRAEQPTQEELVDRLMFIQANEAARCFEERVVRSVADTNIGSIFGWGFAPHQGGALQFINAMGAQRFVDRSRELAKLHGARFEPAAVVVKMAQEGARFEDA, encoded by the coding sequence ATGACACAAAATAAGTTCCTCACTTTCGAGGTAGATGCTGCTGGCATTGGCCTGGCCACCCTCGACCAGCCCGGCCGCGCGATGAATGTGCTGACGCCTGTCTTGATGGAGGCGGTTGCCGCCCTCGTAGAGCGGCTGGAGAAGGAAGACAGCCTCAAGGGGCTGGTACTCACCTCGGGCAAACCCAGTTTCATCGTCGGCGCCGACATTGATCAGCTCAACCAGATCACGACGATCGATCAGGCCTTTCGGCTGGGCGAGGAACTCAAGGCTTTGATGCGCCGCATGGAAAAATGCGGCAAACCCGTGGTGGCAGCTCTGAACGGAACCACGCTGGGCGGCGGTCTGGAGCTGGCGATGGCCTGCCATGCGCGCTTTGCCATGGATGACCCCAAAGCCAAGATCGGCCTGCCTGAGGTCAAGCTGGGCCTGCTGCCGGGTGGCGGCGGCACACAGCGCTTGCCGCGCCTGATTGGTATCCAGAAGAGCTTGGAACTGATGACCCAGGGCACTGAACTGAGCCCCGCCAAGGCGCTTGGTCTGGGCCTCCTCACCGGGCTGGCGACCACGCGCGAAGAACTGCTGCAAAAGGCCCGCGACTGGTGCCTGGCCAACCCCAAGCCGGTGCAGCCCTGGGACACCAAGGGTTTTCGCATTCCTGGTGGCGACAGCAAGAGCCCCGCCGTGGTGCAGGTGCTGAGCATCGCGCCGTCCATGGCCAACGCCAAGGCCCACGGCAACTACCCGGCCATCACACACATCATGTCCTGCCTGTTTGAGGGCTGCCTGCTGGACATCGACAATGCGCTGCAAGTCGAGTCGCGCTACTTTGCGGCCTGCATCGTCTCGCAGGTGTCCAAGAACATGATCGGCACGCTGTGGTACCAGCTCAATGCCATCAAAAAGGGGCAGTCGCGTCCCAAGGATGTGCCCGCAGGCAAGGTAAAGAAGCTTGGAATTTTGGGCGCCGGCATGATGGGTGCTGGCATTGCCTACGTCTCGGCCAAGGTCGGCATCGATGTGGTGCTGCTCGATGCCACGCAGGAGAACGCCGAGAAGGGCAAGGCCTATTCGCAGGGCTTGCTGGACAAGGCGCTGTCGCGCAGCAAGACCACGCAGGAAAAGCGTGACGCGCTGCTGGCCCGCATTCTGGCCACCACGCGCTACGAAGACCTGCAAGGCTGCGACCTGGTGATTGAAGCGGTGTTTGAGGACCGGGCCATCAAAGCCGAGTGCACGCGCAAGGCGGAGGCGGTCATTGCGGCCGATGCCGTGTTTGCCTCCAACACCTCCACCCTGCCCATCACCGGTCTGGCGCAGGTCAGCAGCCGTCCGGCCAACTTTCTTGGCCTGCACTTTTTCTCGCCTGTGGACAAGATGCCCCTGGTGGAGATCATCGTGGGTGAAAAGACCTCTGAAGAAACGCTGGCGCGCGGCTTCGACTACGTGCTGCAGATCGGCAAGACGCCCATCGTGGTCAACGACAGCCGGGGCTTCTACACCTCGCGCGTGTTTGCCACCTACGTGATGGAAGGTCTGGCCATGCTGGCCGAAGGTGTGCACCCGCGTTCCATCGAAGTGGCCGGTATCAAGGCCGGCATGCCCATGCCTCCGTTGGCCTTGCAGGACGAGGTTTCGCTCGGCCTGTCGCTGCATGTCAGCGACCAGACGCGGCGTGACCTGGAAACCGAGGGCAAGACCTATCCCGCGCATCCGGGCGAGGCGGTCTTGCGCAAGGTGGGTGGTGAACTGGGTCGCCTGGGCAAGAAGGCGGGCAAGGGCTTCTACGACTACGAGGGCAAGGAAAAGAGCCTGTGGCCCGAGCTGACCACGCTGTACCCCCCTCGGGCGGAGCAACCCACGCAGGAAGAGCTGGTGGACCGCCTGATGTTCATCCAGGCCAACGAGGCCGCGCGCTGCTTCGAAGAGCGCGTGGTGCGCTCAGTGGCCGACACCAACATTGGCTCGATTTTTGGCTGGGGTTTTGCGCCGCACCAGGGTGGCGCGCTGCAGTTCATCAACGCCATGGGGGCACAACGCTTCGTTGACCGCTCCCGCGAACTGGCAAAGCTTCACGGCGCGCGCTTTGAGCCCGCCGCCGTGGTCGTGAAGATGGCCCAGGAAGGTGCGAGGTTTGAAGATGCGTGA
- a CDS encoding acetyl-CoA C-acetyltransferase → MTEAYIFDALRTPRGKGKKDGGLHQATPVWLLRTLLQALQQRNSLDTSLVDDVVLGCVTPVGEQGSDIARTAVMDAGWAESVAGVTLSRFCASGLEAVNLAAAKIMSGMEDMVVAGGVDSMSRWTMGSDGGAWYMDPRVNTATGFVPQGISADLVATLEGFSRQDLDAFAAESHRRAAQAQTEGRFARSVVAVKDLNGMTWLDHDETIRPGTSVESLAKLNPSFEMMGGMGFDATALDKYTTVEKILHQHHAGNSSGIVDGAALMLLGSKAAGEKAGLKPRARVRMCAVIGSEPTIMLTGPTPACRKALAKAGMVASDIDLWEINEAFATVPMKTARDLGVSLDRVNVNGGAIAMGHPLGATGAIILGTALDELERTGKSTALATLCVGGGMGIATIIERV, encoded by the coding sequence ATGACCGAAGCCTATATTTTCGACGCCCTACGTACCCCACGCGGCAAGGGTAAAAAAGACGGTGGTTTGCACCAGGCCACGCCGGTGTGGCTGTTGCGCACGCTGCTGCAGGCCTTGCAGCAGCGCAACAGCCTCGACACCTCGTTGGTGGACGACGTGGTGCTTGGCTGTGTCACGCCCGTGGGCGAGCAGGGCTCTGACATTGCCCGCACCGCCGTGATGGATGCGGGCTGGGCTGAGAGCGTGGCGGGCGTGACCTTGTCGCGTTTTTGCGCCTCGGGCCTGGAGGCTGTGAACCTGGCTGCGGCCAAGATCATGTCGGGCATGGAGGACATGGTCGTCGCCGGGGGCGTTGACTCCATGAGCCGTTGGACCATGGGTAGTGACGGCGGCGCGTGGTACATGGATCCGCGCGTCAACACCGCGACGGGCTTCGTGCCCCAGGGCATCAGCGCCGACCTCGTCGCCACACTGGAGGGTTTTAGCCGCCAGGATCTCGATGCCTTTGCCGCCGAATCGCACCGCCGTGCGGCGCAGGCGCAGACTGAGGGGCGGTTTGCCCGCTCGGTGGTGGCGGTGAAAGATCTCAATGGCATGACCTGGCTGGACCACGATGAAACCATTCGCCCTGGCACTTCAGTGGAGTCGCTTGCCAAGCTCAATCCCTCGTTCGAGATGATGGGCGGCATGGGATTTGACGCCACGGCGCTGGACAAATACACCACGGTCGAAAAAATCCTGCACCAGCACCATGCGGGCAATTCCTCGGGCATCGTCGATGGTGCCGCGCTGATGCTGCTAGGCAGCAAGGCGGCTGGTGAGAAGGCAGGCCTCAAGCCCCGTGCCCGGGTGCGCATGTGCGCCGTCATCGGCTCCGAGCCCACCATCATGCTGACCGGCCCTACGCCGGCGTGCCGCAAGGCGCTGGCCAAGGCGGGCATGGTGGCATCCGACATCGACCTGTGGGAAATCAACGAGGCCTTCGCCACCGTGCCGATGAAGACGGCGCGTGACCTGGGCGTATCGCTCGACCGGGTGAACGTCAACGGCGGCGCTATCGCCATGGGCCACCCCCTGGGCGCTACGGGCGCCATCATCTTGGGAACCGCGCTCGACGAGCTGGAGCGCACCGGCAAATCCACAGCCCTGGCCACCCTGTGCGTCGGTGGCGGCATGGGTATCGCCACCATCATCGAACGTGTTTGA
- a CDS encoding acyl-CoA dehydrogenase family protein: MAIKNFTPAWMTEEHQMLHDSASRFFKEQWVPRDPAWREAGMMDRQAWKEAGANGFLCASMPEEYGGAGGDFGHEAVLILAQGTAGLSGFGGSLHSGIVAPYILHHGTEEQKKRWLPRLATGELIGAIAMTEPGTGSDLQAVRTTAIKEGEHYRINGSKTFITNGQLGNLVIVVCKTDKDQGAQGMSLMVVETDQVQGFRRGRNLDKLGMDAQDTSELFFDDVLVPATNLLGGHEGQGFVQLMQELPQERLIVAFAGIAAMELAMQETLAYTKERKAFGKPIFSFQNTRFKLAECQALLMASRALVDAAMVAHLKGELGVDRAALIKYWISDNQCKLIDECLQLFGGYGYMKEYPIARLYADARVQRIYGGTNEIMKELASRFL, from the coding sequence GTGGCGATTAAAAACTTCACACCCGCCTGGATGACCGAAGAGCACCAGATGCTTCATGATTCGGCCAGCCGTTTCTTCAAGGAACAATGGGTGCCGAGAGATCCCGCTTGGAGAGAAGCCGGCATGATGGACCGACAGGCATGGAAGGAAGCCGGGGCCAATGGCTTCTTGTGTGCCTCAATGCCCGAAGAATACGGCGGCGCAGGTGGCGATTTCGGCCACGAGGCCGTGCTGATTCTGGCCCAGGGAACTGCGGGGCTCTCGGGTTTCGGCGGCTCGTTGCACTCTGGCATCGTCGCTCCTTACATCCTGCACCACGGGACCGAAGAGCAAAAAAAGCGCTGGCTCCCGCGCCTGGCAACGGGTGAGCTGATCGGTGCCATTGCCATGACCGAGCCGGGCACGGGCTCCGATTTGCAGGCGGTGCGCACCACCGCAATCAAAGAGGGCGAGCACTACCGCATCAACGGCAGCAAGACCTTCATCACCAATGGGCAGCTCGGCAACCTGGTCATCGTGGTCTGCAAGACCGACAAGGACCAGGGAGCGCAAGGCATGTCGCTGATGGTGGTCGAGACCGATCAGGTGCAGGGCTTCCGCCGCGGCCGCAACCTCGACAAGCTGGGCATGGATGCGCAGGACACCTCGGAGTTGTTCTTTGATGATGTGCTTGTTCCCGCCACCAACCTGCTGGGGGGGCACGAAGGCCAGGGCTTTGTGCAGCTCATGCAGGAGCTGCCGCAGGAGCGCCTGATCGTGGCGTTTGCCGGGATTGCCGCCATGGAGCTGGCCATGCAGGAAACGCTGGCCTACACCAAGGAGCGCAAGGCCTTTGGCAAGCCGATCTTTTCGTTTCAGAACACCCGTTTCAAGCTGGCCGAATGCCAGGCACTGCTGATGGCCTCGCGCGCGCTGGTCGATGCAGCCATGGTGGCGCACCTCAAGGGCGAGCTGGGGGTGGACCGCGCCGCACTCATCAAATACTGGATTAGCGACAACCAGTGCAAGCTGATCGACGAATGCCTGCAGCTCTTTGGTGGCTATGGCTACATGAAGGAATACCCGATTGCCCGCCTGTATGCCGATGCCCGTGTGCAGCGCATCTATGGCGGCACCAACGAAATCATGAAAGAGCTGGCTTCACGCTTCCTCTGA
- a CDS encoding TetR/AcrR family transcriptional regulator yields MLDLFSSRDFHEVSLQDVARSANVSLQTIYKYFGSKEALVYSMLDTMLGRLAERMIDHLQGIDDVRERLRKTCWVTLDYMDKHPAVMLLMFTAVPVSRHKNIDIYESPELMGAFLGVLKDGQARGVLNSQVSSKVLLDVFMGMVGRVVLMHIVRGEKRPLTDQFNELFHILWRAMSAD; encoded by the coding sequence GTGCTAGATCTTTTCTCCAGCCGCGACTTCCATGAAGTGAGCCTGCAGGACGTGGCGCGCAGTGCCAATGTCTCGCTGCAGACGATCTACAAATACTTTGGTAGCAAAGAGGCACTGGTCTACAGCATGCTGGACACCATGCTGGGGCGCCTGGCCGAACGCATGATCGACCATCTGCAGGGCATTGACGATGTCCGCGAACGCCTGCGCAAAACCTGCTGGGTCACGCTGGACTACATGGACAAGCACCCCGCCGTGATGCTGCTGATGTTCACTGCCGTGCCCGTGTCACGCCACAAGAACATCGACATCTACGAAAGTCCCGAACTGATGGGTGCGTTCCTGGGTGTCCTCAAAGACGGTCAGGCGCGTGGCGTGCTCAACAGCCAGGTTTCGTCCAAGGTCTTGCTGGACGTTTTCATGGGCATGGTGGGGCGTGTGGTGCTGATGCACATCGTGCGCGGAGAAAAGAGGCCGTTGACCGACCAGTTCAACGAACTGTTCCACATCTTGTGGCGCGCCATGTCGGCCGATTGA
- a CDS encoding ABC transporter substrate-binding protein: MSHIQRRTVLQLAGAAGLAAALPQSQAADDLAAARAEGKAVFYANITAVKPIVEAFGKDTGIAGEYTRISSSKFVSTVATEARAGKLLADVVQGPLPVLELLKNNGMLAPYRSPAAADYPDWTRPDDTIQLFGIEYVSYLYNTKQVQAADAPKKYEDLAGAQWKGRIVMADPATHASTISWLVGLKEKVFASEAEWMNFVKALAANQPMFVASFGPTPAPIESGEKAIAISMPKYIVTKAPAPLAWGPRGGGQPLLGTPRAMALTAKAPHPAAGRAFMDYWLSKKAAGMLAKDVGEYVAAPGVYPPIDGIDQVKVLAIRDLDDTEIQKWGAEFKRIFKG; this comes from the coding sequence ATGTCCCACATTCAAAGACGAACGGTTTTGCAACTTGCCGGAGCCGCCGGGTTGGCGGCCGCACTGCCGCAATCACAAGCGGCCGATGACCTGGCGGCGGCGCGTGCTGAGGGTAAGGCCGTTTTCTACGCCAATATCACTGCCGTCAAGCCCATCGTCGAGGCTTTTGGCAAGGACACGGGCATTGCGGGCGAATACACCCGCATCTCCAGCTCCAAGTTCGTCTCCACGGTAGCAACCGAAGCGCGCGCAGGCAAATTGCTTGCCGACGTGGTGCAAGGGCCGCTTCCTGTGCTGGAACTGCTCAAGAACAACGGCATGCTCGCGCCCTACCGCTCGCCTGCCGCCGCCGATTACCCGGATTGGACACGGCCAGACGACACCATCCAGCTCTTTGGCATCGAATACGTCTCCTACCTGTACAACACCAAGCAAGTGCAGGCGGCCGACGCGCCCAAGAAATACGAAGACCTGGCCGGCGCCCAGTGGAAAGGCCGCATCGTGATGGCCGATCCGGCGACCCACGCCTCCACCATTTCGTGGCTGGTGGGATTGAAGGAAAAGGTCTTTGCCTCTGAAGCCGAATGGATGAACTTCGTCAAGGCGCTCGCGGCCAACCAGCCGATGTTTGTCGCCTCGTTCGGACCCACGCCCGCGCCGATTGAAAGTGGCGAGAAGGCGATTGCGATCTCCATGCCCAAGTACATCGTGACCAAGGCGCCGGCGCCGCTGGCTTGGGGTCCACGCGGCGGCGGCCAACCACTGCTCGGCACGCCACGCGCGATGGCGCTCACCGCCAAAGCGCCGCACCCGGCGGCGGGGCGCGCTTTCATGGATTATTGGCTGTCAAAAAAGGCCGCAGGCATGCTGGCCAAGGATGTCGGCGAATACGTGGCCGCGCCTGGCGTCTATCCGCCAATCGACGGCATCGACCAGGTCAAGGTGCTGGCCATTCGCGATCTGGACGATACCGAAATTCAAAAATGGGGCGCCGAGTTCAAGCGGATTTTCAAAGGCTGA